In Toxoplasma gondii ME49 chromosome X, whole genome shotgun sequence, a single genomic region encodes these proteins:
- a CDS encoding serine/threonine-protein phosphatase PP2A catalytic subunit (encoded by transcript TGME49_224220~Signal peptide predicted by SignalP 2.0 HMM (probability 0.715) with cleavage site probability 0.622 at residue 17), which produces MSGATPGAVAALQPASAAPALFTIPADVAPSDLPDHYLGQEELRGIDKQMEKLFKCEKLDEEEVRSLCAVLKDILVQEANVQPVRTPVTVVGDIHGQFHDLLEIFKCAGTCPSVNFLFLGDYVDRGLNSVESVSLVFLLKVRYRHRVTLIRGNHESRQITQVYGFYDECLRKYGNANVWNYFTDVFDYLPLSALIEDQIFCPHAGLSPTIETLDHVRLLERFQEVPHEGPMCDLLWSDPEEQMPGWGMSPRGAGYTFGQDISEKFNHVNGLKLIARAHQLIMEGFQWSQANNVVTIFSAPNYCYRCGNQAAIMKIDEHMNYTFIQFNPSLLQASGADMQKRIPDYFL; this is translated from the exons ATGTCGGGTGCAACTCCAGGCGCTGTGGCAGCGCTGCAGCCTGCGAGCGCGGCGCCGGCGTTGTTCACGATTCCGGCAGATGTTGCGCCGTCGGACTTGCCTGACCATTACTTGGGGCAAGAAGAGTTGCGCGGCATCGACAAGCAAATGGAGAAGCTCTTCAAATGCGAAAAActcgatgaagaagaagtccGCAGCCTCTGCGCCGTTTTGAAG GACATTCTTGTGCAAGAGGCGAATGTGCAGCCCGTACGCACACCCGTGACTGTCGTCGGAGATATTCACGGACAGTTCCACGATCTCCTGGAAATCTTCAAATGCGCGGGCA CCTGTCCGTCTGTGaatttcctcttcctcggcgaCTACGTGGATCGAGGCCTGAACTCGGTCGAGTCCGTGagcctcgtctttctcctgaag GTCCGATATCGACACAGAGTAACGCTGATCCGAGGCAATCATGAAAGTCGGCAAATCACTCAAGTGTATGGATTCTACGACGAGTGCCTGCGCAAATATGGAAACGCCAACGTCTGGAACTACTTCACTG atgtTTTCGACTACCTCCCCTTGAGCGCGCTAATTGAAGATCAAATTTTCTGTCCGCATGCGGGTTTGTCGCCCACCATCGAAACTCTTGACCATGTGCGTCTTCTCGAAAG ATTCCAAGAAGTTCCACACGAAGGCCCGATGTGCGACCTACTCTGGTCAGACCCTGAGGAACAGATGCCTGGCTGGGGGATGTCTCCGCGCGGAGCAG GCTACACGTTTGGTCAAGATATCTCGGAGAAATTCAATCACGTCAACGGCTTGAAGCTGATCGCCAGAGCTCACCAGCTCATCATGGAG GGATTTCAGTGGTCACAGGCGAACAACGTCGTCACCATTTTCTCTGCGCCGAACTATTGCTACCGCTGTGGCAACCAAGCTGCAATCATGAAGATCGACGAGCACATGAACTACACCTT CATCCAGTTCAATCCGTCGCTTCTGCAAGCCTCGGGAGCAGACATGCAGAAACGAATTCCGGACTACTTCCTGTGA